A genomic stretch from Candidatus Methanomassiliicoccus intestinalis Issoire-Mx1 includes:
- a CDS encoding RNA-guided pseudouridylation complex pseudouridine synthase subunit Cbf5, with protein MSEMLIRDKSPLPLNAGKKPTERTIEELLDAGVINMDKPQGPTSHQATAWVREILGVDKIGHGGTLDPKVSGVLPIATGRAVRSVNLTLKSEKEYVCIMRLHRDADETEIRDVISTFVGRIYQVPPVRSAVKRQLRIRTIHYINILDINGRDVLFRVGCDAGTYIRTLCVDIGDALGVGATMEDLRRTKSGSMLESESVTLQDIKDAYVMWKDENDESWLRSIIQPFEVLFDPLPKIIVKDSAVDAVCHGADLAAVGIAQIDSSIQKEATVAMFTLKGEAIGVGSAKMSCDEMMKAKEGIAVKTERVYMPASTYPKTW; from the coding sequence ATGTCCGAAATGCTCATCCGTGACAAGAGTCCTCTTCCACTAAATGCAGGAAAAAAACCAACCGAACGCACAATCGAGGAGCTTTTGGATGCTGGCGTTATAAACATGGATAAACCTCAAGGCCCCACTTCACATCAAGCCACTGCATGGGTCAGAGAAATTCTTGGTGTTGATAAGATCGGTCATGGCGGCACTCTTGATCCTAAAGTTTCAGGAGTCTTGCCAATCGCTACAGGCCGGGCAGTCAGATCTGTAAATCTCACTCTAAAATCTGAAAAAGAATATGTCTGTATAATGAGACTTCATCGTGATGCGGATGAAACTGAGATTAGAGATGTAATCTCCACTTTTGTAGGAAGAATCTATCAAGTTCCACCAGTGAGATCTGCAGTGAAAAGGCAACTGAGAATCAGGACTATTCACTACATAAACATCCTGGATATCAATGGTCGTGATGTTCTTTTTAGAGTTGGATGTGATGCTGGCACATACATACGAACTTTGTGTGTAGACATAGGCGATGCTTTAGGTGTTGGAGCAACTATGGAAGATCTGAGAAGAACTAAATCTGGTTCCATGCTGGAAAGCGAATCTGTCACCCTGCAGGATATCAAAGATGCATATGTTATGTGGAAAGATGAGAATGATGAGAGCTGGTTGCGCAGCATCATTCAACCATTTGAAGTTCTGTTCGATCCCCTTCCTAAAATAATTGTCAAAGACAGCGCCGTTGATGCAGTTTGTCATGGTGCTGATTTAGCAGCAGTCGGCATAGCTCAGATTGATTCTTCAATTCAGAAAGAAGCAACAGTGGCAATGTTTACACTCAAAGGTGAAGCTATCGGAGTCGGATCGGCAAAAATGTCCTGCGATGAGATGATGAAAGCTAAAGAAGGCATCGCCGTAAAGACCGAACGCGTTTACATGCCAGCAAGCACCTACCCAAAAACTTGGTAG
- a CDS encoding cobalamin B12-binding domain-containing protein: MSSREELLDKLANAVVGGKVDLAKEGAQEVLAAGNDVVTALDAINEGLVKGMSIVGDKYAAHQVYLPQVLMSAHTMYGGLDILLPAIPKSEVANRKKCLIAVVEGDVHDIGKNIVKTMITASGFDVNDLGKDVPSQKIVETAEADQTNVVAMSTLMTPTMDSMKATIDGLVESGYRSKCKVIIGGAPTSPSFAETIGADYRGGNAQDAANYLKEVL; encoded by the coding sequence ATGAGTAGTAGAGAGGAACTCTTGGATAAATTAGCGAACGCTGTAGTAGGCGGGAAGGTAGATTTAGCAAAGGAAGGGGCTCAGGAAGTATTAGCTGCTGGAAATGATGTAGTAACAGCTCTTGATGCAATCAATGAAGGCCTTGTAAAAGGAATGTCTATTGTTGGTGACAAATATGCTGCACATCAGGTTTACCTTCCTCAGGTATTAATGTCTGCCCATACGATGTATGGTGGTCTTGACATTCTGCTGCCTGCTATACCTAAATCAGAAGTAGCAAACAGGAAGAAATGTCTGATTGCAGTTGTTGAAGGGGATGTTCACGACATCGGAAAGAACATAGTCAAGACAATGATCACTGCTTCAGGATTTGATGTAAACGATCTGGGAAAAGACGTTCCCTCGCAGAAGATCGTGGAAACAGCAGAAGCAGACCAGACTAACGTTGTTGCTATGAGTACCTTAATGACTCCAACCATGGATAGTATGAAAGCAACTATTGATGGATTAGTAGAAAGTGGATACCGCTCTAAATGTAAAGTTATAATTGGAGGAGCTCCAACCTCTCCATCGTTTGCAGAAACAATCGGTGCTGACTACAGGGGAGGTAACGCACAGGATGCAGCTAACTACCTGAAAGAGGTGTTGTGA